A portion of the Corallococcus silvisoli genome contains these proteins:
- a CDS encoding TonB family protein — protein MAAARKNGLTLRITTPDGSIQETVSEAESVIVGSGAQAAVKIQDPRVSNLHVMLKVDHDGSVMAIDLGSEAGTQVSGQKLVIPTALKPGDVLTVGTSRVEVLFGDAPRPVAPAAAVAQPGMFQQRPVMPPSQAPQAAPPVRRDAPAPPRAQMSAAPASNVVGTVGTPRSAASGAMGTQVATNVAPTPVFGPPAPPAAARRQTPPAVAAARRPQPPPHLQEPLPRDAQPTPDAKVLQVSLLWGDQMLEVQHFKDGVPVTIGEGKKNAFHVFVPQVGARHVLAVSKGDKLELRAPAGSGVFVTNNGDVRTKDALRAAGQLDAASAEQEQRFTLGLHDRAEVSLGTVAFVMRYVKPSPAILATSLSDRDFGFFKIASICILAAAAFVTAMLLTPHTETKSADDVFESQQRVAKFLIAPEKKVEAKKLQLSGVEEGAKAKDEEGKFGKQEAKQEEAAPSKPGTPVVDKSKKEKDRQMVGKVGLLGALKGMRGGASDVFGPGGIGTGINDSLGGLKGGAAMGDAHGVGGLGSRGTGNGGGGTALGIGGLGTQGNGRGTGGSGGIDLGGRGKSVTKVIPGKTTVIGGLDKDVIAKVIRRHQNEIKYCYESELNKNPALAGKVAVAFTIDPAGAVADASVSESTLGSSPAEQCMISRIRRWKFPEPKGGGVVNVTYPWLFSPSGADAAE, from the coding sequence ATGGCGGCGGCGAGAAAAAACGGTTTGACGCTTCGGATCACCACCCCGGACGGCTCCATCCAGGAGACGGTTTCGGAGGCGGAGAGTGTCATCGTGGGGTCGGGCGCCCAGGCGGCGGTGAAGATTCAGGATCCGCGGGTGTCCAACCTCCACGTGATGCTGAAGGTGGACCACGATGGCTCGGTGATGGCCATCGACCTGGGCAGCGAGGCTGGCACGCAGGTCTCCGGACAGAAGCTCGTCATCCCCACGGCCCTCAAGCCGGGGGACGTGCTCACGGTGGGCACGTCGCGAGTGGAGGTCCTCTTCGGTGACGCGCCCCGGCCGGTGGCTCCAGCCGCGGCGGTGGCGCAGCCCGGCATGTTCCAGCAGCGTCCGGTGATGCCACCGTCCCAGGCCCCACAGGCGGCGCCTCCGGTGCGGCGGGACGCGCCTGCGCCTCCCCGGGCTCAAATGAGCGCGGCCCCCGCGTCCAACGTGGTGGGCACGGTGGGGACGCCGCGCTCCGCTGCTTCGGGCGCGATGGGCACCCAGGTGGCCACGAACGTGGCGCCCACCCCGGTGTTCGGCCCTCCGGCGCCTCCGGCGGCGGCGCGCAGGCAGACACCCCCGGCGGTGGCCGCGGCGCGCAGGCCGCAGCCTCCTCCGCACTTGCAGGAGCCCTTGCCGAGGGACGCGCAGCCCACGCCGGACGCGAAGGTGCTCCAGGTGTCGCTGCTCTGGGGCGACCAGATGCTGGAGGTCCAGCACTTCAAGGACGGCGTCCCGGTCACCATCGGCGAGGGCAAGAAGAACGCCTTCCATGTGTTCGTGCCGCAGGTGGGCGCGCGCCACGTGCTCGCGGTGAGCAAGGGCGACAAGCTGGAGCTGCGCGCTCCGGCGGGCTCGGGCGTGTTCGTCACCAACAACGGGGACGTGCGCACGAAGGACGCGCTGCGCGCCGCGGGCCAGCTGGACGCGGCCTCCGCGGAGCAGGAGCAGCGCTTCACCCTGGGCCTGCATGACCGCGCGGAGGTGTCGCTGGGCACCGTCGCGTTCGTGATGCGCTACGTGAAGCCGTCTCCGGCCATCCTGGCGACGTCGCTTTCGGATCGCGACTTCGGCTTCTTCAAGATCGCCTCCATCTGCATCCTGGCGGCGGCGGCCTTCGTCACCGCGATGCTGCTGACGCCGCACACGGAGACGAAGTCCGCGGACGACGTCTTCGAATCCCAGCAGCGCGTGGCCAAGTTCCTCATCGCCCCGGAGAAGAAGGTGGAGGCGAAGAAGCTCCAGCTCTCCGGCGTGGAGGAGGGGGCCAAGGCCAAGGACGAGGAGGGCAAGTTCGGCAAGCAGGAGGCGAAGCAGGAGGAGGCCGCGCCCTCCAAGCCGGGCACGCCGGTGGTGGACAAGTCGAAGAAGGAGAAGGACCGCCAGATGGTGGGCAAGGTCGGCCTGCTGGGCGCGCTCAAGGGCATGAGGGGCGGCGCGTCGGACGTGTTCGGTCCGGGCGGCATTGGCACCGGCATCAACGACTCGCTGGGCGGCCTCAAGGGCGGCGCGGCCATGGGTGACGCGCACGGCGTGGGCGGCCTGGGCTCGCGTGGCACCGGCAACGGCGGTGGTGGCACGGCGCTGGGCATCGGCGGCCTGGGCACCCAGGGCAACGGCCGGGGCACGGGCGGCTCGGGTGGCATCGACCTGGGCGGTCGCGGCAAGTCCGTGACCAAGGTCATCCCCGGCAAGACGACGGTGATTGGCGGCCTGGACAAGGACGTCATCGCGAAGGTCATCCGGCGGCACCAGAACGAGATCAAGTACTGCTACGAGTCGGAGCTGAACAAGAACCCGGCGCTGGCCGGCAAGGTGGCGGTGGCCTTCACCATCGACCCGGCGGGCGCGGTGGCGGACGCCAGCGTGTCGGAGTCCACGCTGGGCAGCAGCCCCGCGGAGCAGTGCATGATCTCCCGCATCCGCCGCTGGAAGTTCCCGGAGCCCAAGGGCGGCGGCGTGGTGAACGTGACGTACCCCTGGCTGTTCTCGCCCTCGGGCGCGGACGCGGCCGAGTAG
- a CDS encoding alpha/beta fold hydrolase: protein MSAHGRTTSFRQDTLRVPDGADLYFQVRGDHSPAMVLCDGLGCDGFAWKYLLPYLARRHRVLRWHYRGHGKSSVPTDRTRIGMAYTCDDLARVMDAAGMEKAVLFGHSMGVQVALEFHRRYARRVEGLVLVCGSYGMPLDTFHDSTLLKRLFPTLRAAVERFPRHTSRIVHGALTTEWVIQLAIRLEMNPELIARNDLAPYFSHLARMDPVVFVRTLDSLANHTAEDHLEHVDVPTLVVAGEKDRFTPGWLSRKMAERIPASELLMISEGTHTAPLEVPGLVELRVERFLRERLGVTNAEQGPQVG, encoded by the coding sequence ATGAGCGCCCACGGGCGGACGACCTCCTTCCGCCAGGACACGCTGCGGGTGCCCGACGGGGCGGACCTCTACTTCCAGGTCCGGGGAGACCACTCGCCCGCCATGGTGCTGTGCGACGGCCTGGGCTGCGACGGGTTCGCGTGGAAGTACCTGCTGCCCTATCTGGCCCGGCGCCACCGGGTGCTGCGCTGGCACTACCGGGGCCATGGCAAGAGCTCGGTCCCCACGGACCGCACCCGCATCGGCATGGCCTACACCTGCGACGACCTGGCGCGGGTGATGGACGCCGCGGGGATGGAGAAGGCCGTCCTCTTCGGCCACTCCATGGGCGTGCAGGTGGCCCTGGAGTTCCACCGCCGCTACGCCCGCCGCGTGGAGGGGCTGGTGCTGGTGTGTGGCAGCTACGGCATGCCGCTGGACACCTTCCACGACTCCACCCTGCTCAAGCGCCTGTTCCCCACCCTGCGCGCCGCGGTGGAGCGCTTCCCCCGTCACACCTCCCGCATCGTGCACGGGGCCCTCACCACCGAGTGGGTCATCCAGCTGGCCATCCGCCTGGAGATGAACCCGGAGCTCATCGCGCGCAACGACCTGGCGCCCTACTTCTCCCACCTGGCCCGGATGGACCCCGTCGTATTCGTGCGTACCCTGGATTCACTGGCGAACCACACGGCGGAGGACCACCTGGAGCACGTGGACGTGCCCACCCTGGTCGTGGCGGGCGAGAAGGACCGCTTCACCCCCGGCTGGCTGTCCCGGAAGATGGCCGAGCGCATCCCGGCCTCCGAGCTCCTGATGATTTCCGAGGGCACCCACACCGCCCCATTGGAGGTTCCAGGCTTGGTGGAACTGCGCGTGGAGCGCTTCCTGAGGGAGCGGCTGGGTGTCACGAACGCGGAACAAGGCCCGCAGGTGGGATAA
- the cglE gene encoding adventurous gliding motility protein CglE has product MRKSLLLAALALATPALGATPPEGVEFQPRQGFFTETDVGVFFTLGGANNYSNAQTYLQLGIGYDLTERLSLGAHFALGASAQNCFAGFLPDSNVCALSDNFTVAFGDLTAAYHVRLANRFYLTPKLAAGYTRLDPTPVDPDKGDPGRSINAFNAGVGVGVEYATSLDHFSVGADFLARYIIGPNIATFALFPRVKYTF; this is encoded by the coding sequence GTGAGGAAGTCGCTGCTGTTGGCCGCGCTCGCGCTGGCGACGCCGGCCCTGGGGGCCACTCCGCCGGAGGGCGTGGAGTTCCAGCCGCGCCAGGGGTTCTTCACCGAGACCGACGTCGGTGTGTTCTTCACGCTGGGCGGCGCGAACAACTACTCCAACGCGCAGACCTACCTGCAGCTGGGCATCGGCTACGACCTGACGGAGCGGCTGTCGCTGGGGGCCCACTTCGCGCTGGGCGCCTCCGCGCAGAACTGCTTCGCGGGGTTCCTTCCGGACTCCAACGTGTGCGCGCTGTCGGACAACTTCACGGTGGCCTTCGGCGACCTGACGGCCGCCTACCACGTGAGGCTGGCCAACCGCTTCTACCTGACGCCCAAGCTGGCCGCGGGCTACACGCGGTTGGATCCGACGCCGGTGGATCCCGACAAGGGCGACCCGGGCCGCTCCATCAACGCCTTCAACGCGGGCGTGGGCGTGGGCGTGGAGTACGCGACGTCCCTCGACCACTTCTCGGTGGGGGCGGACTTCCTCGCGCGCTACATCATCGGGCCGAACATCGCGACGTTCGCGCTGTTCCCGCGCGTGAAGTACACGTTCTGA
- a CDS encoding sigma 54-interacting transcriptional regulator, with translation MDFEKHQNLHTIVMLRDVIRKWWQVELSFADRNGLVHDWQRGDFIPPPNDFCRHSLGAREGMRRCAQSVRVLHEKFKAAKNLRRSLFHDCHLRLSIVGAPLYIRNDYEGFLFVEGFARQPLTPGDGQVLLSKMRDIAPGALPDLEGAAERVPVLDGSELSKLSDLLEFAVTEIANQEVELTRKEETIQSMASELSNRYRFEKIIGRSGAMNEVFRLMEKVAHSDSTVLINGESGTGKELVARAIHHNGPRKDKPFVVQNCSAFNDNLLESALFGHTRGSFTGALKDKKGLFEVADQGTFFLDEVGDMSPALQVKLLRVLQEGTFLPVGGTQSREVDVRVIAATHKDLGELVKRGEFREDLFYRINVIRLQLPPLRERKDDLPVLIDHFLRKHHREGQRARGLAPEALGILGAYAWPGNIRELENEIERLLVLGGELEVIPAELLSSRIRDTVVPGGGPFIAPRAHGKLHEAVESLEKEMIHQGLVRTRYNKSRLSRELGISRSNLILKIARYGLDKGLPEGLDADEVEA, from the coding sequence ATGGACTTCGAGAAGCATCAGAATCTGCACACCATTGTCATGTTGAGGGATGTCATCCGCAAGTGGTGGCAGGTGGAGCTGTCGTTCGCGGATCGCAACGGGCTGGTGCACGACTGGCAGCGCGGGGACTTCATCCCGCCGCCCAACGACTTCTGCCGCCACTCGCTGGGGGCTCGGGAGGGGATGCGGCGGTGTGCCCAGTCGGTGCGGGTGCTGCACGAGAAGTTCAAGGCGGCCAAGAACCTGCGCCGCTCGCTCTTCCACGACTGCCACCTGCGCCTGTCCATCGTGGGAGCTCCGCTCTACATCCGCAACGACTACGAGGGCTTCCTCTTCGTGGAGGGCTTCGCCCGGCAGCCGCTCACGCCCGGGGACGGACAGGTGCTGCTGTCGAAGATGCGCGACATCGCGCCGGGGGCGCTGCCGGACCTGGAGGGCGCGGCGGAGCGCGTGCCGGTGCTGGACGGCTCGGAGCTGAGCAAGCTGTCGGACCTCCTGGAGTTCGCGGTGACGGAGATCGCCAACCAGGAGGTGGAGCTCACTCGCAAGGAGGAGACCATCCAGTCCATGGCCTCCGAGCTGTCCAACCGCTACCGCTTCGAAAAAATCATCGGGCGCTCCGGGGCGATGAACGAGGTGTTCCGCCTGATGGAGAAGGTGGCCCACTCCGACTCCACCGTCCTCATCAACGGCGAGTCCGGCACGGGCAAGGAGCTGGTGGCGCGCGCCATCCACCACAACGGCCCGCGCAAGGACAAGCCGTTCGTCGTGCAGAACTGCTCCGCCTTCAACGACAACCTGTTGGAGAGCGCCCTCTTCGGCCACACCCGGGGCTCCTTCACCGGCGCGCTCAAGGACAAGAAGGGCCTCTTCGAGGTCGCGGACCAGGGCACCTTCTTCCTCGACGAGGTGGGCGACATGTCCCCGGCCCTCCAGGTCAAGCTGCTGCGCGTGCTCCAGGAGGGCACCTTCCTGCCCGTGGGCGGCACCCAGTCCCGCGAGGTCGACGTGCGCGTCATCGCCGCCACCCACAAGGACCTGGGCGAACTGGTGAAGCGCGGCGAGTTCCGGGAGGACCTCTTCTACCGCATCAACGTCATCCGCCTGCAGCTGCCCCCGCTGCGCGAGCGCAAGGACGACCTGCCCGTCCTCATCGACCACTTCCTGCGCAAGCACCACCGCGAGGGCCAGCGCGCGCGGGGCCTCGCCCCGGAGGCCCTGGGCATCCTGGGCGCGTACGCGTGGCCCGGGAACATCCGCGAGCTGGAGAACGAGATCGAGCGGCTGCTGGTGCTGGGGGGCGAGCTGGAGGTCATCCCCGCGGAGCTGCTCTCCAGCCGCATCCGCGACACCGTCGTCCCCGGCGGCGGGCCCTTCATCGCCCCGCGCGCGCACGGCAAGCTGCACGAGGCGGTGGAGTCGCTGGAGAAGGAGATGATCCACCAGGGGCTGGTGCGCACCCGCTACAACAAGAGCCGGCTGTCGCGCGAGCTGGGCATCAGCCGCTCCAACCTCATCCTGAAGATCGCCCGCTACGGGCTGGACAAGGGCCTCCCCGAGGGCCTGGACGCGGACGAGGTGGAGGCATGA
- a CDS encoding AraC family transcriptional regulator encodes MESNAGSPRGLLYPRPDPRHFEHMRVLASEDLRPWVEHFWAVRWDLREQPPFLQQNLPHPAVHWAFQDGTSRIGGPHSGRFSILLQGLGGVFGIKFRPGGFFPFLKTPVSVLTGRTVAPAQLLGPEARELEVAILATNVTLDADRERIALAEAFLRARRPAEDPNVERVWGLLTRIQQDRTVTKVEDLLLSGGPGLRTLQRLFNRYVGVSPKWVIQRYRLHEAAERLRETPPPDLAGLALELGYFDQAHFIRDFRRVVGCPPAEYARRAPGPVPPAPRTP; translated from the coding sequence GTGGAGTCGAACGCTGGCAGCCCCCGGGGCCTGCTGTATCCCCGTCCGGATCCGAGGCACTTCGAGCACATGCGCGTCCTCGCCTCGGAGGACCTGCGCCCCTGGGTCGAGCATTTCTGGGCCGTGCGCTGGGACCTGCGGGAACAGCCCCCGTTCCTCCAGCAGAACCTCCCTCATCCGGCCGTGCACTGGGCCTTCCAGGACGGCACGTCGCGCATCGGCGGCCCGCACTCCGGGCGCTTCAGCATCCTCCTGCAGGGGCTGGGCGGCGTGTTCGGCATCAAGTTCCGGCCCGGGGGCTTCTTCCCCTTCCTGAAGACCCCCGTGTCCGTCCTCACCGGTCGCACCGTGGCGCCGGCCCAGCTGCTGGGTCCGGAGGCGCGTGAACTGGAGGTGGCCATCCTCGCCACGAACGTCACCCTCGACGCGGACCGCGAACGCATCGCGCTGGCGGAGGCCTTCCTGCGTGCGCGCAGGCCCGCGGAGGATCCGAACGTGGAGCGGGTGTGGGGGCTGCTCACGCGCATCCAGCAGGACCGCACGGTGACGAAGGTGGAGGACCTGCTCCTCTCCGGAGGCCCGGGCCTGCGCACGCTGCAGCGGCTGTTCAACCGCTACGTGGGCGTGAGCCCCAAGTGGGTCATCCAGCGCTACCGGCTGCACGAGGCCGCCGAGCGGCTGCGCGAAACGCCTCCGCCAGACCTGGCGGGACTGGCGCTGGAGCTGGGCTACTTCGATCAAGCGCACTTCATCCGCGACTTCCGCCGGGTCGTGGGCTGCCCGCCCGCCGAGTACGCCCGGCGCGCGCCTGGCCCCGTCCCACCGGCGCCGCGCACCCCGTGA
- a CDS encoding cation diffusion facilitator family transporter — MSAPPHTHSRAGHDASDGHDHSHHGHSHGHGHSHGPRKGGLAEERRKDRRRLLFALGLTATIMVAEAVGGFLTNSLALLSDAGHMLTDVSAMILSLLALWFAGRPADLKKTYGYYRMEILSALLNGVLLLLITAFILMEAWQRVRTPAPVELGPMALVAGVGLVANLAALAFLHQTHSMNVRGAFLHVLGDTLSSVGVLVGAGVMWWTGWYVVDPIISVLISVIIVVGAIRLVKDAVDVLLEAVPAHVDLEQVRTLMGKVPGVQAVHDLHVWTISSGMYALSAHLVVADPMVCNNDDILSAVKHDLFDRFGIDHTTIQIESESYAHLGEVH; from the coding sequence GTGAGCGCACCCCCACATACACACAGCAGGGCAGGGCACGACGCCTCGGACGGTCATGACCATTCCCACCATGGGCACTCGCATGGGCACGGCCATTCGCACGGGCCCCGGAAGGGGGGGCTGGCGGAGGAGCGGCGCAAGGACCGGCGGCGGCTGCTGTTCGCGCTGGGGCTGACGGCCACCATCATGGTGGCGGAGGCGGTGGGAGGCTTCCTCACCAACTCGCTGGCGCTGCTCTCCGACGCCGGGCACATGCTGACGGACGTGTCCGCGATGATCCTGAGCCTGCTGGCGCTGTGGTTCGCCGGGCGGCCCGCGGACCTGAAGAAGACGTACGGCTACTACCGGATGGAGATCCTGAGCGCGCTGCTCAACGGGGTGCTGCTGCTGCTCATCACCGCCTTCATCCTGATGGAGGCCTGGCAGCGCGTGCGCACGCCGGCGCCGGTGGAGCTGGGGCCCATGGCGCTGGTGGCGGGCGTCGGCCTGGTCGCGAACCTGGCGGCGCTGGCCTTCCTGCACCAGACGCACTCCATGAACGTGCGCGGCGCGTTCCTGCACGTGCTGGGGGACACCCTGTCGTCGGTGGGCGTGCTGGTGGGCGCGGGCGTGATGTGGTGGACGGGCTGGTACGTGGTGGACCCCATCATCTCCGTGCTCATCTCCGTCATCATCGTCGTGGGCGCGATCCGCCTGGTGAAGGACGCGGTGGACGTGCTGCTGGAGGCGGTGCCCGCGCACGTGGACCTGGAGCAGGTGCGCACGCTCATGGGGAAGGTGCCGGGGGTCCAGGCGGTGCATGACCTGCACGTGTGGACCATCTCCAGCGGGATGTACGCGCTGTCGGCGCACCTGGTGGTGGCGGACCCCATGGTCTGCAACAACGACGACATCCTGTCGGCCGTGAAGCACGACCTCTTCGACCGCTTCGGCATCGACCACACCACCATCCAGATCGAGAGCGAGTCCTACGCCCACCTGGGCGAGGTGCACTGA
- a CDS encoding PKD domain-containing protein, whose protein sequence is MRSTPPLKEPGLRPRTRMVLAAGGVVAGSLLLAGLDAPDGTVAGPSPTLPFEVEAPDAPPAPPGSETPRLSLAVPVLADGGTAEDARLARVLGEVWEPVASSAFIEQLDTERPWVCAGDTVGVLARVGGRREPGMVTRWVWPTQEGRAALQPGPGLDWPAPSTPGLYPVRFQLCRDLGGRRVGVLAERTVLLDVRACEPDAGRESPRIRARQDGPATFTFEVQTPRGAPSLTGYIWDLGDGALEETSGPRLEHSYALAPSEGMDPRGFTVRVRDRTAPDADPDVEVAWAATAFVSVRPAALPELPPRVELRVSRWRPEKGGGGWRSEVSVVIPRGAEAVTWTEVERILVRVDRQRLSTRMPWERALVVEESLERGGFRGTVAVHPEEVTPDIQQVLDVLHGRDARGEDVVVSWASFKQDLP, encoded by the coding sequence ATGCGTTCCACTCCGCCCCTGAAGGAGCCGGGCCTGCGCCCCCGCACGCGCATGGTGCTCGCGGCCGGTGGCGTGGTCGCGGGGAGCCTCCTGCTCGCGGGCCTGGATGCGCCCGACGGCACCGTCGCCGGACCGTCACCGACCCTCCCGTTCGAGGTGGAGGCCCCGGACGCGCCTCCCGCACCGCCCGGCTCCGAAACCCCGCGCCTGTCCCTCGCCGTGCCCGTGCTCGCCGATGGAGGCACGGCGGAGGACGCCCGGCTCGCCCGGGTCCTGGGGGAGGTCTGGGAGCCCGTGGCCTCGTCGGCCTTCATCGAGCAACTCGACACGGAGCGTCCCTGGGTCTGCGCGGGGGACACCGTTGGCGTCCTCGCCAGGGTGGGGGGGCGCCGGGAGCCGGGCATGGTGACGCGCTGGGTCTGGCCCACGCAGGAGGGCCGCGCCGCGCTCCAGCCAGGGCCGGGGCTGGACTGGCCCGCGCCGTCGACGCCGGGGCTCTACCCGGTGCGCTTCCAGCTCTGCCGCGACCTTGGAGGCCGCCGCGTCGGGGTGCTGGCGGAGCGCACGGTGCTCCTGGACGTGCGGGCCTGCGAGCCCGACGCCGGGCGGGAGTCGCCGCGCATCCGCGCGCGGCAGGACGGTCCGGCGACCTTCACCTTCGAGGTCCAGACGCCGCGAGGAGCGCCCTCCCTCACCGGGTACATCTGGGATTTGGGGGACGGCGCCCTGGAGGAGACATCCGGGCCCCGGCTTGAACACAGCTATGCGCTGGCGCCCTCCGAGGGCATGGATCCGCGCGGCTTCACGGTGCGCGTGCGGGATCGGACGGCGCCGGACGCGGACCCGGACGTGGAGGTGGCCTGGGCCGCCACGGCCTTCGTGAGCGTCCGTCCGGCGGCGCTCCCGGAGCTGCCTCCGCGCGTGGAGCTGAGGGTGTCCCGGTGGCGGCCGGAGAAGGGGGGCGGCGGCTGGCGCAGCGAGGTCTCCGTCGTCATCCCGCGGGGCGCGGAGGCCGTCACGTGGACCGAGGTCGAGCGCATCCTCGTGCGGGTGGACCGCCAGCGGTTGTCCACCCGGATGCCCTGGGAGCGCGCGCTCGTCGTCGAGGAGTCGCTGGAGCGCGGCGGCTTCCGAGGCACGGTGGCGGTGCACCCGGAGGAGGTGACGCCCGACATCCAGCAGGTGCTGGACGTCCTGCATGGCCGCGACGCGCGCGGCGAGGACGTGGTGGTGTCCTGGGCCTCGTTCAAGCAGGACCTGCCCTGA
- the typA gene encoding translational GTPase TypA: protein MISRENIRNVAIVAHVDHGKTTLVDHLLRQAGTFRSNEHVAERVMDSNDLEREKGITILAKNTAVSYKGMQINIIDTPGHADFGGEVERGLRLVDGVILLVDAAEGPLPQTRFVLSKALAMGLKTVLVINKIDRQDARAKDVLDLVYSLYIDLGADEQQLEMPVLYTIARQGQASTSLEVPGKTLEPLYDAIIKHIPPPPAPPVDQTTLQLLVANLDYDDYVGRLAVGRVQAGRITPNMPVSIVREGGKIQQGKVVKLYGFSGLKRAEIADAGPGEIVSIAGIEEISIGDTIADFEKPVALPRITVDEPTMMMIFKVNDGPLAGKEGKFVTSRNLRERLYREAYRNVAVRVEDTATPDAFRVVGRGELALAVIIENMRREGYELTASNPEPITKTVDGQVHEPMELLFCDVPENSVGVVTERLGPRKGRMTDMAPLGSGRTRLQFRIPARGLIGFRSEFLTITRGEGIMSSQFDGFEPWFGYIPKRANGAMVSDRLGDTVPYALFSIQERGQLFVGAGTTVYEGMIIGENAHPSELNVNCCREKKLTNIRAAGRDENVILVPPREMGLEKALEWIADDELVEVTPKSVRMRKKALAVGERYRAERDRKREERSEAE, encoded by the coding sequence ATGATCTCTCGCGAAAACATCCGCAACGTCGCCATTGTCGCTCACGTCGACCACGGCAAGACCACCCTCGTCGACCACCTGCTCCGGCAGGCCGGTACCTTCCGCTCCAACGAGCACGTGGCCGAACGGGTCATGGACTCGAACGACCTCGAGCGCGAGAAGGGCATCACCATCCTCGCGAAGAACACCGCGGTCTCCTACAAGGGGATGCAGATCAACATCATCGACACCCCGGGCCACGCCGACTTCGGTGGCGAGGTGGAGCGCGGCCTGCGCTTGGTCGATGGCGTCATCCTGCTGGTGGACGCGGCCGAAGGCCCCCTGCCCCAGACGCGCTTCGTGCTCAGCAAGGCGCTGGCCATGGGCCTGAAGACGGTGCTGGTCATCAACAAGATCGACCGCCAGGACGCCCGGGCCAAGGACGTGCTGGACCTGGTGTACTCGCTCTACATCGACCTGGGAGCGGACGAGCAGCAGCTGGAGATGCCCGTCCTCTACACCATCGCGCGCCAGGGTCAGGCCTCCACGTCGCTGGAGGTGCCGGGCAAGACGCTGGAGCCGCTGTACGACGCCATCATCAAGCACATCCCGCCCCCGCCCGCGCCGCCGGTGGACCAGACGACGCTCCAGCTGCTGGTGGCCAACCTGGACTACGACGACTACGTCGGCCGTCTGGCGGTGGGCCGCGTGCAGGCGGGCCGCATCACGCCGAACATGCCGGTGTCCATCGTCCGCGAGGGCGGGAAGATCCAGCAGGGCAAGGTCGTGAAGCTGTACGGCTTCTCCGGCCTGAAGCGCGCGGAGATCGCGGACGCGGGCCCGGGTGAGATCGTCTCCATCGCGGGCATCGAGGAGATCTCCATCGGCGACACCATCGCGGACTTCGAGAAGCCCGTGGCGCTGCCGCGCATCACCGTGGATGAGCCCACGATGATGATGATCTTCAAGGTCAACGACGGGCCGCTCGCGGGCAAGGAGGGCAAGTTCGTCACCTCCCGCAACCTGCGTGAGCGCCTGTACCGCGAGGCGTACCGCAACGTGGCCGTGCGCGTGGAGGACACCGCGACCCCGGACGCGTTCCGCGTGGTGGGCCGTGGCGAACTGGCGCTGGCGGTCATCATCGAGAACATGCGCCGCGAGGGCTACGAGCTCACGGCCTCCAACCCGGAGCCCATCACCAAGACGGTGGACGGCCAGGTCCACGAGCCCATGGAGCTGCTCTTCTGCGACGTGCCGGAGAACAGCGTGGGCGTGGTGACGGAGCGCCTGGGGCCCCGCAAGGGCCGCATGACGGACATGGCGCCGCTGGGCTCGGGCCGCACCCGCCTCCAGTTCCGCATCCCCGCGCGCGGCCTCATCGGGTTCCGCTCGGAGTTCCTCACCATCACGCGCGGTGAGGGCATCATGAGCAGCCAGTTCGACGGCTTCGAGCCGTGGTTCGGCTACATCCCCAAGCGCGCCAACGGCGCCATGGTCTCCGACCGCCTGGGCGACACCGTGCCCTACGCGCTGTTCAGCATCCAGGAGCGCGGCCAGCTCTTCGTGGGCGCGGGCACCACCGTGTACGAGGGGATGATCATCGGCGAGAACGCGCACCCGTCCGAGCTCAACGTCAACTGCTGCCGCGAGAAGAAGCTCACCAACATCCGCGCCGCCGGCCGCGACGAGAACGTCATCCTCGTCCCGCCGCGCGAGATGGGGCTGGAGAAGGCCCTGGAGTGGATCGCCGACGACGAGCTCGTCGAGGTGACGCCCAAGTCCGTGCGCATGCGCAAGAAGGCGCTGGCCGTCGGCGAGCGCTACCGCGCCGAGCGCGACCGCAAGCGCGAAGAGCGCAGCGAGGCGGAGTGA